DNA from Litoribacterium kuwaitense:
GCAGCTAAAAACATATTACCCAATTACTGGGGGGTTCTTCAGGCGTTCAATTGGTCATGTAAAAGCTGTCGATGGGATATCATTTACGATTCAACAAGGAGAAACGTTAGGCTTGGTCGGAGAATCAGGGTGTGGGAAGTCGACAGCAGGCCGAACGATATTACGCCTCCTCGACCCGACTGATGGAACAATTCTATTTAATGGAGAAGACATCACATCGATTCGTGGACAACAGCTTCGTAAGCAGCGTCAGCATTTTCAGATGGTTTTTCAAGACCCTTATGCGTCGTTGAATCCGATGATGAATGTAGGAGCGATTGTGTCTGAGCCATTGCATAATTACCCAAGGAACAACGAGAAAAACCGTAAAGAAGAAGTGATGGATTTATTAGAGAAGGTCGGTTTACCTAGAGAAGCTTATTATAAATATCCCCATGAGTTTTCAGGAGGACAGCGGCAACGGATTGGCATTGCCCGCGCGCTCATATTACGTCCAAAATTAATTATCGCAGATGAGCCTGTCTCTGCTTTGGATGTATCCGTGCAATCGCAAGTGTTGAATCTTTTGAAGAGTTTGCAAAAGGAGTTTGACCTCACTTTTTTATTTATTGCTCACGACTTAAGTGTCGTGAAGCATATGAGTGATTCCATCGGAGTGATGTATTTAGGAAAGCTTGTCGAGCACGCAAATAAGCATAGTTTGTACAGCGAACCGCTTCATCCGTATACGAAAGCGCTTGTTTCGGCGATCCCTGAGCCTGATCCAGAGCGGAAAAAAGAACGTATCATCTTGACAGGAGATGTCCCAAGCCCTGTTGATCCGCCAACTGGCTGCTCCTTTCATCCACGCTGCCCGTTTGCGATGGACAAATGCAGGGTAACAGAGCCTGCTTTAAAGGAGGTGAAGCCGGGGCATCGTGTCGCTTGTTATTTGTATTGATCAGTATTGTTGAATGAGGAAAATAAGTTTAAACAAGGGGAGTGATTCAATTGAAAAAAAGAGTTTTGTGGATTGCGATGCTGTTGGTACTGTCTCTCGTCGTTGTAGGGTGTAGTGGGGGTGAGCCGGCAAATGAGGAGCCGACGACTGAAGAAGAAGGCACTGAGACAGAAACGACCGAAGGAACAGATGATAAGGAGGCAACGACAAGCAGCGGTGAAAATGTTGTCAACTATGCGATTGATGCAAATTTCGCAGGAATTTTTGAGCCTGCATGGCAGTCCTCAACGATTGATTCAGATGCAACAGTTTTTTTCCAAGATTCGATGTTTACGTTTGACGAAAACATCCAGCTTCAGCCTAATTTAGCTTCTTGGACAACGGAGGATGAGCTGACGTATACGTTTACGATTAACGAAGGCGTTACGTGGCACAATGGCGATCCGTTAATCGCGGAAGATTGGGCTTATGCATTAGAAACGATTGCGCATCCAGATTATGACGGGGCACGTTACAGCATGGTCAGTCACGTGGTTGGTGCTGAAGAAAAACGAAGCGGAGAAGCAGATTCTATTTCAGGAATTGAAGTTGTTGATGAACGAACAATCAACATTACGTTTAAGGAAAAGCTCGTGAATAACCTCGTCAACCTGTGGGATACACCAATGCCTAGTCAATATTATGAAGGGATTGCGGTCGCCGATTTATCAAGTGACCCAAAGGTTCGTCAAGAGCCAGTTGGACTCGGACCTTTTAAAGTGACAGAAGTCCGGGAAGGAGAGTATATCCGTTACGAAAAATTTGATGATTATTGGCAAGGTACACCAAAGTGGATGGTGTAATTGTGCGTATCATTGACCCGTCACTGACACAAGGTTCTTTTGAAAGCGGAGAGCTTGACATTATGGGCATTCGTGCCACGGATCGCGAAGCGTTGTCTGAGCTCGACAATGTGACAACGACAGAAGTACAAGGCTTGAGCTATTCATATGTTGGTTTTAAGTTTGGGCAATTGGATGATGAATTAGGAAGAGCAGTCATGGACCGTCCTAAATTCCAAGATTTATCTTTACGACAAGCGATGTACCACGCGATTGACCGTGAAGGAATCTTACAAGCCTTCTTAGATAATGGCGGAAGTGTCTTAAATACTGTTATTCCTCCTACACATTGGATTGCTGCTGATCCATCTGAATTGACAGATTATGAATTTGATCCAGAAAAAGCGAAACAAATTTTAGATGATGCAGGCTATGTTGACGCGAATGGGGACGGCTTTAGAGAAACGCCTGAAGGTGAAGAGCTGCACATTAATTTCGACCATTACGACGGACCGGAAAATTTTGAAGGTCGTGCAATGTCGCTCATCCAATCGTGGCAAGATATCGGCTTAAACGTTGAGTTAAACGGCAGTCTAAAAGAAGTCAATTTATATTATGACCTTGTCAAAAATGACGACGAGCAAATCGAAGTATTCTTTGGCGGCTGGCAGGTAGGAGCAGACCCTGATCCATCAGGCATTTGGGGCTCAAGTGTCGAGTTTAACTATCCGCGTTGGTATAGTGAGCGCTCCGATGAGCTTTTAGCAGAAGCATTGGTCACGTTTGATGAAGAGGAGCGTAAAGCAGTGTATGTGGAGTGGCAAAAGTTGATCAACGAAGAGCTTCCAGTCCTTCCTCTCTGGACAAATAATGATTACTTTGCTCAAAGTGACCGCTTGAAAAATGTGACGTATGACTGGCGCGGCATGAGTAAAGATATGCATCTTTGGACGATTGAGTAAGATGAGGAAAGGAAGGGGCGACAAAACGTGATTATTTACATTTTACGACGGATTGCCATCATTGTCCCAATGCTCTTCCTTTTATCTGTAGTGGTATTCAGCCTGGCAAAAATGATGCCAGGCGATGCCTTTGCAGGTGAAATTGATCCGACAATGACCGATGCTGCTTATATTGAAGAAATGCGTGAAAAGCTAGGGTATAATGATCCAATATATATACAATATGGACGCTGGCTCGGTGACATCCTTCAAGGTGACTTCGGACAATCGTTTGTTCATAAACGACCGGTGTTGGAGCTCATCATGTCACGGATTCCAAATACGATATTTTTGGCTGTGAGTGCGTTGCTCATTACATGGACGTTTGCGCTTGTTATGGGTATGGTGTCAGGGAGAAGTCCCTATACACTTTCAGATAAGGCGATTAGTGTGTTTAATTATTTTGGGCTGGCCATTCCTTCATATATTCTAGCCCTATTCGCGATCTATTTTTTATCATTTAACCTTGGTTGGTTCCCTTCAACTGGTTCTGTTGATGTCAATGCCGAGCCTGGAACGTGGGCATTTTTTCAAAGTCGTGTCTATCACGTCATTTTGCCGGCCCTTTGCTTAGGCGCTTTTTCAACCGCAAATTATACACAATTTTTACGTAATGACATTATCGAAAACAGTCGTAAAGATTATGTGCGCACGGCACGGGCGAAAGGGACGAGAGAATCACGTATTTACAATAAGCATATTTTTCGCAACTCATTGATCCCGCTCGTCACACTCTTTGGTTTCGAAATCGGTGGATTAATTGGTGGCGCGATTATTACCGAGTCGATTTTTACTTACCCAGGTATTGGGCAGCTTTTTCTTGAGTCGATCAACCGTAGAGATTACACCGTCGTCATGGCATTAACGATGATTTTATCGCTATTTACGCTTATTGGCAGCTTAGTCGCTGATCTGTTATACGGTGCGATTGATCCGCGCATCCGTTTAGAATAGGGAGGGTAAAGGCTTGAATCAGCAAACGACAATCGTCAACCCAAATCCTAAGAAGTACGATATAGACCAAAAAGGGCTATCTCCTTGGGCAGTTGCGCGAGGAAAGTTTATTCGGAATATTCCAGCGATGACTGGACTTATATTTTTAATTGTACTCACGCTTCTTTGTGTGATTTGGCCGATGTTTTCCGCACAGGATTTAGAACGAATTAACTATACGCAAATGGACCAGCCTCCTTCATTAGCGCATTGGCTCGGAACAGATGCGAATGGACGTGACGTCTTTGCCAGTACGCTTAAAGCAGGGCAAACGTCGCTGTTGATCGGGTACATGTGTATGTTTTTTATCGTGCTTATTGGGACATGTATCGGCTCAATCTCTGGATTTTTCGGCGGGAGAGTGGATGCTATTCTCATGCGTTTTACCGATTTCGTAATGATTTTTCCCTTTCTCGTCTTTGTCATAGTTTTAAACTCGATATTAGTCGGAATGGGTTTTAATTCGGGACCGTGGGTATTGATCATCGTATTATCTGTCCTCTCTTGGGGAGGCGTTGCCAGGCTCGTGCGGGGGAAGGTGCTGGCTGAGAAGGAAAATGAATATGTCGCTTCGGCTGTCTCTATTGGGTCTCGCCCTGCGACCATTATTCGCAAGCACCTGCTGCCAAACGTTGCTTCAGTCATTATCGTCCAAGCGACACTGCTGCTAGCGACAACAATCGTTGCCGAATCAGGCTTAAGCTTTATCGGCTTCGGTGTGCCGTCTGATGTACCGACATGGGGCAATATGATGTCTGCAGCCAGAGAATCAGAAGTGCTTCGGGAAAAGTGGTGGGTTTGGGTGCCGCCAGCGTTTTGTGTCGTAGCGACGCTCATTTCGATTAATTTTGTCGGTGAAGGTCTAAAGGATGCGCTAAATCCAAAATCAACAAGGTAAACATTGTGGAGGGTGTAGACATGGATTAGAAGATTTCAACATCCATTTAAGAATAAATCGTCCAAAATCTGCCTATACTGTTGGCTACAAAGTTAACGTAAAGGTGGGGACGAACATGTTATATTTACACGATGTATGGGTCAATTGGTTTGAGGGAGAAGAAAATGGCTACAATGTGTGTGCGTTCCATGAGTGGAGAAAGGACGATACGATTGAGGTGCTTGATCAAATTCCCGTTTTAAAGGTTTCACCAGCCCTGTATCAAAGAATTGAAAACGACCTGCTCCCTTTGCCAAAGCAATTGCTCTCAAAAGTATATAATAAAAGCTATATGCGTAAAAATCACGAAAGAATCTCGTTAGAATATTGCTTTATCGTAACTGATGGCGATGGAATTTTGGCTGTCAACACCATTGGATACGACATTCCTGTTCGTAAAAGTCGCATTATTCCGCGCCAGGAGCAGCTCGTCTATGATATGGTCGCTCAGAAAGATCCGACTTTTCATGAGCTTCCAGATCAAGAACATCAGAACAAAGACTATCATCTTTATTCTCCATCACCAGAGGATATGTCTGGGTTAACACGGAAGGAAAGACAGTTGAAAAAAGTGTTGTATATGGCGATGGATCATTTAAAGCAAAATGCCAATGAAGCTGAAATGCGTTATTGGTGTACAGAATGGGACCCGACAGCCTATGAAATTATTCAAACCCTTTCGTTCCATCAAGCTTGGAATTGGATGTATGAAGGGGTTCGTAAAGGCTGGAGTCATCAACACGCTCAAGTCACAGCGTCTTTAATCCGGGGACAGACGTATTTAGAAAAACTGTGGGATTTAGAAGAGACGAGTAAAGTGAGATAACAGTCTACATAGGACTATAAAAACACCGCTCTTTCATGTCATGTGAAGAGCGGTTTTCAATTCTGTTGACAAACGCTTTTATCCGTTCCGTTGTTGCTTGACTCACTCGTCCTTGCTCGAACTAAAAGTTTTAATCGCGTCTCCGTTCGCCTTCTCGTCCAAGCTGACAAATATTTTAAAGACAGGGTCAACCATGGGAGGGAGGACTGCTAAATAAACTTTAACAAAAAAGTGTAGACAACATCATTTTTGCTTTTGTCTACACTTCGTGGGCTTTCATCTATGAACGAAGCAATCCAAACGCTCTTTCCGCTTTTTTGAGCATTTTGTTTGCGCGTGCATTCGCTTTTTCCGCACCTCGGTCAAGAACAACGTCTAATTCATTGCTTTCAACAAGTTCGTTATGTTTGTCGCGAATTGGACCGAATTTTGCAACGACGGCTTCTGCGACGTCTTTTTTAAACTCCCCGTACCCTTTACCGCGATACTTTTCCTCAATATCTGTATAAGACTCCTTCGTGCAAGAGCTTAAAATTGTCATAAGGTTTGCAACCCCTGGTTTTTCCTCTTTGTTGTACACGACAGAGCCTTCGGAATCTGTGACGGCACTCATAATTTTTTTGCGCATTTGTGCATCAGAGTCAAGCATTGAGATGTAAGCTTTAGGGTTGCTATCTGACTTACTCATTTTTTTCAATGGGTCTTGTAAGCTCATAATTCGAGCGCCTTCTTTAGCAATTTGCACTTCTGGGATGGTGAAAATGTCGTTATAACGACGATTAAAGCGCTCAGCTAACGTTTTCGTAATTTCAAGATGCTGTTTTTGGTCCTCTCCGACAGGGACGATGTCTGTATCATATAATAAAATATCTGCCGCCATTAAAGGGGGATAGGTTAGTAAACCAGCTGAGACTGATGTTGCGGTGGCTGATTTATCTTTAAATTGCGTCATACGCTCCAATTCACCGATGGTACTTAAACATTGGAGAATCCACCCTAATTGAGCATGGGCAGGGACCTCCGATTGAATAAATACCGTGGACTGCTCGGGGTCAATGCCTACGGCGAGGTACAGTGCTGCCATAGAACGCGTTTGTTTTTTTAACTCTTCTTTTTTTTGGGGTACAGTAATGGCATGCTGGTTTACAACGCAGTAAAAGCATTCTTGATCATCTGTTTGTAAATCAGCAAAATACTGAAGCGCTCCAATATAGTTTCCAATCGTAGGAATACCACTTGGTTGGACACCTGAAAAGACGGTTTTCATTAAAATCCCTCCATGCTAATATCATTTTTTACATAAAAAAAAGCCCTCGTATCCCTGTTTGCAGGGACGATTGGACCGTGGTGCCACCCTTATTTTAGCTCGCTAAAAAAGCTATTCTCTATCAGTGTCGTAAAAACACCTGCTGGGATAACGGTCAGCTGCCGTTAGAGCCTACTAATTCCTAAAAATGTTCGGTCTAAATGCTCGGAAGGCCATTCCGCTCTTTCGTGTCACCTGTTTGCAGCAACCACAGGCTCTCTAAAGACACCGAACAGAGCGTACTCTTCTTCGTCCACGCAATGAGTTTTACAAGACATCTTGTTGAGAAAGTATATAATATTCATCGAAAAAAAGCAATGTGTACGATATAATAGATTTGTGCTGAAAAAAGGAGAATTGTGTCGCTTCATTTTGTAAGTATGAATAAGTTATGAAGCATAAGCAGGATTTGAAAAAGGGAGTTTTATTATGAAAAAATGGTTTATCACTTGCCTAATGGTATTATTTTGCGTTTTTCCGAACGGCATTCAGGCTCAGTCTGAGTCAGAAGCGCACCAAATGCGTGAATTGGCAATGGCGCCATTGACAATTCCCGAACGCATGGCTCGTTTTACATACGATTCCGGCTATCATTTTACTTATCCAGACGCTGTACGAGGGGTTTACGTTACGGGGTACTCAGCGGGTGGCGCAAAGTTCGATTCATTAACGAAACTGCTTGATGACACGGACTTAAACTCGATGGTGATCGATATAAAAGACGACAGTGGTTATATTACATTTGAGCTTCCTGAAGATCATCCTGATGCGAAATACAGCCGCAACTTTATTAGTGACCCTGAAGCAATGATGAAAACACTTGAAGAAAAGGAGATTTATCCGATCGCCCGGATTGTTGTGTTTAAAGACACCGTTTGGGCAGAAGATAAGCCCGAAGTGAGCTTTACCCAAAACGGACAAGTGTGGACGAATGGCTCCGGTGATGCTTTCGTGAATCCGTTTATGAAGGAAGTATGGGAACGAAATGTAGCCATTGCTGAAGAAGCAGCAAAAATGGGCTTCCAAGAAATTCAATTTGATTACGTTCGCTTCCCAGAAGGTTTTGAAACACGTGATGAGGAATTGACGTATTCCTTAGGAGATTATCAAGATGGCGATGCTGACAATGTCCAAAAGCGCGTCAATGCAGTGACAGATTTTGTCGCGTATGCAAGAGAAGAACTTTCTTATTATGATGTTGACGTTTCTGTAGATATTTTTGGCTATGCCGCGACACTGCCAGAAGCTCCTGGCATTGGGCAAAACTTCAGTAAGATCTCTGAGAATGTCGATGTCATTTCATCAATGATTTATCCTAGCCATTGGACGAGTTATTTCGGGATCGCTAAACCAGACTTAGAGCCATATAACCTTGTCGATGCTTACGCCAAGGTAGAGAATAAGAAACTTGCTGAATTGAATGATCCACCGGTCTCACGCCCATGGATACAAGACTTTACCGCGAGCTGGCTTGGAAGTGGTAACTACTTGCAATACGGCAAACAAGAAGTGGAAGCGCAGATTAAAGCGTTGCAAGACAATGGGATTAACGAATATTTACTTTGGAATGCATCCAATAGGTACACAGAAAATGTAGACTTCACACCTTAAATCTCACTGAATTTGTATAATCAGAGTGAAGGCAAAGTATAGCTGACTTTGTCTTCATTCTTTTTTGAATTGAATTCTCAAGCTCATAAATGGTTGGGGAGACAAAGAGGGATGAAATCAAACCTTAGGCTCCGTACTAAGCTTTAAAAAATCATCAGGTCGAATTCGTTCAAATGATTTCCTGGCAGGGAAAAGGACATAAAGGGAATAAGGTGGACGTATATCGCGTAATTGCCCGGGAAATAGGTCTAATTTTAATGATCATTAGATAAGGCAATTATCGCAAATAAATGCATATTAGGGAATGTTTGTCGAAGCCTTCGGGAATGTTAAAATGTATACCGATAAATCGCACAGGAAAGGACATTTTAATGAATTGGTATGAAAAGCTGAATGATTATTTCCCAGTTGAAGAGATGAAGTCACGTAAACATATGGAAATTTTACTGCGTGAAAAAAGTAATATGTATTATAAGGATGAAGGACCGAACCACGTGATGATGTATGTCGAAACCCCTGATTTTTGCTTTATCGATTATTTATTTGTTTCCAAGGATGCTCGTGGGCAAGGATTAGGCCATCAGTTGATAGCAAAGCTAAAAAAGAAAGATAAACCAATCATTTTAGAAGTAGAGCCTATTGATTACGAAGATACAGATACAGAAAAGCGCATGCGTTTTTACCAACGAGAAGGCTTTCATCATGCCAAATCAATTGGTTATAAGCGTAGGTCATTAGCAACAGACGAAGTGAATACATTGGAAATTCTCTACTGGTCACCTAGCGACGCTTCTGAGGAATCGATTTACGAGCAGATGAAACATACGTATGAAGCAATTCATACTTATAAAGATATAGAAGTCTATGGGCAATCGTATGAGCCAGTCCACGAAGTGTTTACGTATAAAGGTAAGGAAAAATAATGATGATGATCGCCCCGTTAAAAGACAGGGGCGATTCTCATGTGTGGAGATAAATTCTCAATTAACTGATCAAGATCGTTTTTTTAAAAATTTATCTTACGAGCAGGAGTCTGTTGTAAAAACATTGAATTATACAGTATAAGCTTTCATGGTTTAAGAATATACCGATAAGGGAATCACAATTTTAGAGAATGTAATGAATCAAAAAAAGAGTACAAAAAACGTGACATTTTTATGAAACGCCTGTTCTTTTGATCAATTTTGATGTATACTGTAATTATTGATTTAAAGTCATTGTAAAATAGAAATGGTTTCAAAAGCCTTTGTTTTATTTTACTAAAGGGAGTTGACAAGACCTATGGTTAATTTATATACATCACCTAGCTGTACATCTTGTAGAAAAGCACGTGCATGGCTTGAAGAGCATGAAATTCCATTCGAAGAGAGAAATATTTTTTCAGAGCCTTTGAGTGTGGATGAAATAAAACAAATATTGAGAATGACCGAAGATGGTACCGATGAGATTATTTCAACGCGTTCTAAAGTTTTTCAAAAGCTAAATGTTCAAGTTGAAAGCTTGTCACTTCAAGAGCTCTTTGAACTGATGAGTGAGCATCCTGGACTCTTGCGTCGTCCAATCATCATGGATGAAAAACGTCTTCAAGTCGGTTATAATGAAGACGAAATTCGTCGCTTCTTGCCACGTAAGGTTCGGACTTTCCAATTACAAGAAGCTCAACGCTTAGTGAACTAACGTACTTTTTTTATAAAAAAAAAGATCTTCAGCTGCAGAGTCAATGGAAGAATTAGAGTGTAGACAAAGCCGTTCTAGCTAGGCTTTTGTCCGCACTCTTTTTTCGAATAAGCCTAGTCACCGGCTCCAAAATCCTTGTCAATTCAGCCGATAAGCTAGGAGCAGGCTTGAATAGAACCTGTGATAATAATGACGATAAGAGAACGAGCAGGGGAACTGGTGAAGGACAAAGCTTCAAGTGTGGCAGGAAAGAGAGGCTTTGTCCTCATTCTTACTTTACTTCTTTAGTTGAGACGGTGCTATGCCACGAAATCAGCGCAGCAAGTAAAGAGAAACCGAGCGGAACGAGCCAAAATAAGCTGTGCTTCGGCGTAATCAGTTGAGAAATCCATTCATCGTGAATGATCATATGTCCAGCTGTGTACCCTAATAAGGCAGCTCCTAATGGGATCAGCCAGAAGTAACGATCGAGTGCGAGAAGGATGATTC
Protein-coding regions in this window:
- a CDS encoding ABC transporter ATP-binding protein, with the protein product MNETTKQKPLLDVRQLKTYYPITGGFFRRSIGHVKAVDGISFTIQQGETLGLVGESGCGKSTAGRTILRLLDPTDGTILFNGEDITSIRGQQLRKQRQHFQMVFQDPYASLNPMMNVGAIVSEPLHNYPRNNEKNRKEEVMDLLEKVGLPREAYYKYPHEFSGGQRQRIGIARALILRPKLIIADEPVSALDVSVQSQVLNLLKSLQKEFDLTFLFIAHDLSVVKHMSDSIGVMYLGKLVEHANKHSLYSEPLHPYTKALVSAIPEPDPERKKERIILTGDVPSPVDPPTGCSFHPRCPFAMDKCRVTEPALKEVKPGHRVACYLY
- the opp4B gene encoding oligopeptide ABC transporter permease gives rise to the protein MIIYILRRIAIIVPMLFLLSVVVFSLAKMMPGDAFAGEIDPTMTDAAYIEEMREKLGYNDPIYIQYGRWLGDILQGDFGQSFVHKRPVLELIMSRIPNTIFLAVSALLITWTFALVMGMVSGRSPYTLSDKAISVFNYFGLAIPSYILALFAIYFLSFNLGWFPSTGSVDVNAEPGTWAFFQSRVYHVILPALCLGAFSTANYTQFLRNDIIENSRKDYVRTARAKGTRESRIYNKHIFRNSLIPLVTLFGFEIGGLIGGAIITESIFTYPGIGQLFLESINRRDYTVVMALTMILSLFTLIGSLVADLLYGAIDPRIRLE
- the opp4C gene encoding oligopeptide ABC transporter permease, which encodes MNQQTTIVNPNPKKYDIDQKGLSPWAVARGKFIRNIPAMTGLIFLIVLTLLCVIWPMFSAQDLERINYTQMDQPPSLAHWLGTDANGRDVFASTLKAGQTSLLIGYMCMFFIVLIGTCIGSISGFFGGRVDAILMRFTDFVMIFPFLVFVIVLNSILVGMGFNSGPWVLIIVLSVLSWGGVARLVRGKVLAEKENEYVASAVSIGSRPATIIRKHLLPNVASVIIVQATLLLATTIVAESGLSFIGFGVPSDVPTWGNMMSAARESEVLREKWWVWVPPAFCVVATLISINFVGEGLKDALNPKSTR
- a CDS encoding DUF3603 family protein — its product is MLYLHDVWVNWFEGEENGYNVCAFHEWRKDDTIEVLDQIPVLKVSPALYQRIENDLLPLPKQLLSKVYNKSYMRKNHERISLEYCFIVTDGDGILAVNTIGYDIPVRKSRIIPRQEQLVYDMVAQKDPTFHELPDQEHQNKDYHLYSPSPEDMSGLTRKERQLKKVLYMAMDHLKQNANEAEMRYWCTEWDPTAYEIIQTLSFHQAWNWMYEGVRKGWSHQHAQVTASLIRGQTYLEKLWDLEETSKVR
- the trpS gene encoding tryptophan--tRNA ligase, with translation MKTVFSGVQPSGIPTIGNYIGALQYFADLQTDDQECFYCVVNQHAITVPQKKEELKKQTRSMAALYLAVGIDPEQSTVFIQSEVPAHAQLGWILQCLSTIGELERMTQFKDKSATATSVSAGLLTYPPLMAADILLYDTDIVPVGEDQKQHLEITKTLAERFNRRYNDIFTIPEVQIAKEGARIMSLQDPLKKMSKSDSNPKAYISMLDSDAQMRKKIMSAVTDSEGSVVYNKEEKPGVANLMTILSSCTKESYTDIEEKYRGKGYGEFKKDVAEAVVAKFGPIRDKHNELVESNELDVVLDRGAEKANARANKMLKKAERAFGLLRS
- a CDS encoding putative glycoside hydrolase: MKKWFITCLMVLFCVFPNGIQAQSESEAHQMRELAMAPLTIPERMARFTYDSGYHFTYPDAVRGVYVTGYSAGGAKFDSLTKLLDDTDLNSMVIDIKDDSGYITFELPEDHPDAKYSRNFISDPEAMMKTLEEKEIYPIARIVVFKDTVWAEDKPEVSFTQNGQVWTNGSGDAFVNPFMKEVWERNVAIAEEAAKMGFQEIQFDYVRFPEGFETRDEELTYSLGDYQDGDADNVQKRVNAVTDFVAYAREELSYYDVDVSVDIFGYAATLPEAPGIGQNFSKISENVDVISSMIYPSHWTSYFGIAKPDLEPYNLVDAYAKVENKKLAELNDPPVSRPWIQDFTASWLGSGNYLQYGKQEVEAQIKALQDNGINEYLLWNASNRYTENVDFTP
- a CDS encoding GNAT family N-acetyltransferase: MNWYEKLNDYFPVEEMKSRKHMEILLREKSNMYYKDEGPNHVMMYVETPDFCFIDYLFVSKDARGQGLGHQLIAKLKKKDKPIILEVEPIDYEDTDTEKRMRFYQREGFHHAKSIGYKRRSLATDEVNTLEILYWSPSDASEESIYEQMKHTYEAIHTYKDIEVYGQSYEPVHEVFTYKGKEK
- the spxA gene encoding transcriptional regulator SpxA — encoded protein: MVNLYTSPSCTSCRKARAWLEEHEIPFEERNIFSEPLSVDEIKQILRMTEDGTDEIISTRSKVFQKLNVQVESLSLQELFELMSEHPGLLRRPIIMDEKRLQVGYNEDEIRRFLPRKVRTFQLQEAQRLVN